In bacterium, the genomic window TTCATCATCCAGCTCGACGCCGCGGCGCCGCGCCATGGCCTGAACGATGCGAAAAGCGGGAGCGCCTTCATGCAGACGCATCACCTGCTCATCGGCGACCAGGCCGCGGGGCTGCAGCACGCGCTGCCAGGCAGCATAATGAAAAGGAATGGTAAACGCCAGCACTCCGTCGAAATCGAAAATAATCGCCTTAATCAATCCACTTCCTCCAGCCGCGCGGTAAAATGGCGCAATAGCGGCGCCTGATGAACGATGCGCAATCCTTTGATGGCTTCGCGGTTTCGATATAATTCAATGATCGCTTCGGCGACATACTGCATATGCATGGACGTGTAGACCCGGCGGGGTATGGCCAGCCGGACCAGTTCCAGTTCCGGGAATTGTTCCTGGCCCGAGTGCGGATCCCTGACGCCGAACATGAGGCCGCCGATCTCGGTCGCGCGAATGGCGGCCTCCCGATAAAGGGCGCAGGTAAGCGCCTGTCCCGGGAACTGTTCGCGCGGCAAATGGGGTAAAAACTCTTTCGCGTTCAGGAACACCGCATGTCCGCCGAAAGGTTTCACGATAGGGATGCCGGCCTGGTCGAGCAGGTCGCCCAGATAGTGAACCTGGCCGACGCGATGGGCCAGATACGCTTCGTCCACTCCTTCCTGCAGACCTCGGGCGATGGCTTCGAGATCGCGGCCGGCCAGACCGCCATAAGTCGGAAATCCTTCCAGCAGGATGAGCAGATTGGCGCACTGTTCTGCCCAGGCGTCGTTGTTCAGGGCGAGAAATCCGCCGATGTTGACCAGTCCGTCCTTCTTCGCGCTCATGGTGCAGCCGTCGGCCAGATTGAACAGTTCGCGGGCGATCTCTTGAATGTTCCGGCCGCTGTAGCCGGGTTCCCGCTGCTGTATGAAATAACAATTCTCCGCAAACCGGCAGGCATCGATGAAAAAAGGCCGCTGATATTTTTTCGCGATGGCGCTGACGCAGCGGACGTTCTCCATAGAGACCGGTTGGCCGCCGACGCTGTTGTTGGTGATGGTCAACATGATCAACGGAATTTGATCAACATCCTTCTGCTGCAGCAATCGTTCCAATTTCTCCGTATCCATGTTGCCCTTGAATGGATGTTCCCGTTCAGGATCATGCGCCTCCTCGATGACCAGATCCAACGGCACGGCCTGACGGTGCAGCACGTTGGCGCGTGTGGTGTCAAAGTGGGTGTTGTTGGGCACCACATCGCCCGGCCGTACCGCCACGGAGAACAACAGATGCTCCGCTGAACGCCCCTGATGCGTAGGAAGGATATTTTTAAAGCCGAAGATCGAGCGAACCGAATCTGCAAAATGGTAATAATTTTTACTGCCGGCATAGGACTCATCGCCCAGCATGATCCCGGCCCATTGGTTGTCGCTCATGGCCGAGGTGCCGCTGTCGGTGAGCAAGTCCACATAGATGCTGTCAGCGGGCAGACGAAAGACATTGAAGCCGGCTTCCCGGATCAGCCGGACGCGCTGCTCACGCGTGGTTTTCCGGACAGGCTCGACGACTTTGATGCGAAAAGGCTCTACGGGAAAACGCATGCGACCTCTGAGTTGAATACAGGACGGCCCGACGCAACGCCGGCGGCGGAAAGCGGCATCCGGGCGTTGGGTGGGCTGATTTCAGCCTAGTTGTTTTAACGGCTCAAAATTCATGAAATCGGCGTGATGGACGATGATGCTTTCCGGAGTGCGATAGCCGCTGTCGCCCTCTTTGGCGTGCGTAGCGATGATATGGACGACGGCGTCAGGCAGATCGTGGCCGGCCGCCAGGGCGGCGCCGCTGAAGGGATGGCGCAATAGCCGGCCGTTTTCGCTCTTGAAAAAGCGGCCGTCCTCCAACTTGTATTCCAGCAATTTACCGATATCGTGCAGCAGGCCGCCGCTCACCACCCAATCCAGATTCAGCACAGGCCCGCGCGGATACTGCTCATTAAAAATTTTTGCCGCCGCTGCGGCCATCTGCGTCACACTGCGGACATGAGTGCGGAACGAGACCGGACAATCGCTGATGAGCAGGGTGAACGGCAGCCGATCGAGATCTTCCAGACTCCAGCCGCCCCGGTTCATGGCGTCCAGCCAGCAGTGGACCGTCTTTTGCCGCAGCCCCTGCTCCTGAATCCAGTCGAATTCAGGGATCAGGGAACGCAATTTTTTCTCCTGCATCATGCAGAACCTCACTTGCCGATCAACTGCGATTTAAAATGGATGACCGCGCGGTCAATGCCGACCAACAGGCTGCGGCTGATGATCGCCCGGCCGACGTTGCACTCTTCGATGATGTCGATGCTGCCGATTTCACGGATGTTCTGATACGACAGCCCACGTCCGGCTGAAACGCCCATGCCGAGTTTATGCGCCGCCAGCGCCACGGTGCGGATGCGCTCCACCTGTTCGGTCATGGTGCCCAGATCCTCGACCAGGGAAAAGGGAAAGGTGTTGATCTGCACATAGTCCATGCCCGCGCGTGCCGCGGCCCGCACCTGGTTGTTCTCCGGCGCAATCAACGCATTGACGACGATACTGTTGGCGCGCAGCGTGGCCGCCACCTCCTCGATGTATTCAAGGTTGGCGTCCACATCCAGGGATACAGACTCATCCTCCACCGCCGGCAGCAACGTAACCATATCGGGCAGCGTGCGAATGGCCTTTTTCACCATTTCGTCTTCCAGCGGGATGGCCAGGTTGAGATGGGTTTTCACAACCTCCTTGAGCACATGCAGGTCGCGGTCGCTGATATCCGAGCGATTGGGCGCCCAGCACACCACAATGCCGTCGATGCCGGCGATCTCTGCGGCCATGGCTACGTTGACCGGATCCGGCTCCCGTTTTCTGTTGAGCTGGCGCAATTGCGCCACCTGATTGATGCACAAACATAATCTGGCCATACCGCTTCCTCTCCTGATTGAAAGCCCCAGACGCCGGACTCTGCGTTTGCCGCCGGCGCCGTTTCCGCTGAGCGGCTGCTCGCCGCACTCCCTATGGTAGTAAATCGGTGATGGGGACAAACTCGACGCCCCGCGCCTGCAACCGCGGGATCATCTCCTGCAGAACCCGCAGCGTCCGTTTACGCAGGTGACCGATGGCGACCACATGACCGTTGGTGACCGCCAGATCGGCCATGATATTCAACTGGCTGCGAATAAACTCCGTATCATCCTCGGCATCGATGAACACCTGATTCTCCGCCACCGGCACGCGCAGCGACCGGGCCACCTCCACTGCCACACTGGCGCTGCTGGTCCGGCTGTCGATAAAAATCTTGTTCTGCCGCTTCAATTCCTCCAGTACGGTTTTCATCACCGCCCTATCTGCGGTCGCCTTGGAGCCCTGATGGTTGTTCATGCCCACTGCCGCGGGTAGGTGGGCAAGCGCGCTGCGTACGCGCAGCCGGATCGTCCCGGGATCGTGGCGGCAGAGGATGGTGAAGCCGTTGTCTACGTATCTGCCCTCCTCAGGCTCCATGGGCATATGCACCAGAATAGCGCGGTTGGTCAGCGCCGCTTCGCGCGCCACCCGTTTGCTCTCGTCCAAACCCGGAAGGATGGAGATGGTCAGAGGACAGCCCAGCAGTAAAAATTCCTTCACTAGGTTGTTGTAGGCATAGCCAAAGTCGTCGATGATGATGGCTGCCTTGCCGGACGCTGTTCTCAATCCGCTGCGCCGCCACAAGGTGACCCGGCGGGCCAGCTTGTCATCCACCAGCAGATCCGCATCGATCCGACTTCGAGCCCGATCATCCTTGATGTGTTCCAGCCGTCCATCCACCTTGTCCAACCGTCGGCGCAGCTCTGATAAAAAATCGATCACAGGCAGCTGTTTGGGCACTGTGGCCGTATAGGTGCTGCCCGTGTCTCGAATCAAATTTTCACGAATGTGAAATTCACCGAGGAGCTGGGTCAGAACCTCCACCACGGCTGCTGCGTGCTCAGGGTCTGCTTCGACAACCGCGGACGGGGCCGAAGAAGGCGTCGGTATTTCCGGCCGGACTGTCTCTTCAACAGGCATCGGCGATGCGGCAGACCGCCAGGTCACGATGCGGATCGTACCCAGAACCAAAGCGGAGATCGACAGAATGATGATGCACATTGTCAACCGGTCAAAAGGCCATTCCGGCAGCCTTATTTTCATACGCGATCCCGCATCATTCCGCCTCTCAGTTGCCGAACGCCGCCCGCACCGCACTCCAAGTCGGCTGACTGGCGGTGGCATAATCGGTCCAACGATGGATGTACCACATGTTCTCCAGGGAACGAATCAGGCGAAATTCGATCTGCCCACGGGTTTTCGCCAGACCGACGGTCGCCTGGCGTTGATGCCGCAGCGTGAGCTCGTACTCTTGCACTAAAATCACCGAATCCTGATACACGCTCTCGCGCAATGAGGTCAAAATTAATTGACTGGTGGAATCTTTCGGCAGATAGAGCAGCAGCTGATTCAGATAGATGCGCTCTTCCTCATAGCCCCAGTTTCTGAAAACACCGGGGTTCGCGGCGTTGACCGACTGTTCCGGAATATAGAGGAACCGCCGGCCGGCCTTGCCGGTATCCGCCAGACAGCGCAGATAGTTCTGCGCGTTTTTCTCCGCGATCGCGTTGCGCAGATTGATCATCACATAACTGGACGACGTGGGCTGGATCCAGCTGGATTGCTGGTTGATCGGCGGCTCCGGATCACGGGTGGCGAACGGCGATTGACAGGCCGACGCCAGCAGTGTCACCCACCCCATCCAACCGAGCCCTTTTGCACAACGCGTCAATTCAGATCCTTCCCCATGCGATGCGGGATCAGGTTTCAAAATCGTTTTTATA contains:
- a CDS encoding HD domain-containing protein, translated to MQEKKLRSLIPEFDWIQEQGLRQKTVHCWLDAMNRGGWSLEDLDRLPFTLLISDCPVSFRTHVRSVTQMAAAAAKIFNEQYPRGPVLNLDWVVSGGLLHDIGKLLEYKLEDGRFFKSENGRLLRHPFSGAALAAGHDLPDAVVHIIATHAKEGDSGYRTPESIIVHHADFMNFEPLKQLG
- a CDS encoding divergent polysaccharide deacetylase family protein, which produces MKIRLPEWPFDRLTMCIIILSISALVLGTIRIVTWRSAASPMPVEETVRPEIPTPSSAPSAVVEADPEHAAAVVEVLTQLLGEFHIRENLIRDTGSTYTATVPKQLPVIDFLSELRRRLDKVDGRLEHIKDDRARSRIDADLLVDDKLARRVTLWRRSGLRTASGKAAIIIDDFGYAYNNLVKEFLLLGCPLTISILPGLDESKRVAREAALTNRAILVHMPMEPEEGRYVDNGFTILCRHDPGTIRLRVRSALAHLPAAVGMNNHQGSKATADRAVMKTVLEELKRQNKIFIDSRTSSASVAVEVARSLRVPVAENQVFIDAEDDTEFIRSQLNIMADLAVTNGHVVAIGHLRKRTLRVLQEMIPRLQARGVEFVPITDLLP
- a CDS encoding tryptophanase, yielding MRFPVEPFRIKVVEPVRKTTREQRVRLIREAGFNVFRLPADSIYVDLLTDSGTSAMSDNQWAGIMLGDESYAGSKNYYHFADSVRSIFGFKNILPTHQGRSAEHLLFSVAVRPGDVVPNNTHFDTTRANVLHRQAVPLDLVIEEAHDPEREHPFKGNMDTEKLERLLQQKDVDQIPLIMLTITNNSVGGQPVSMENVRCVSAIAKKYQRPFFIDACRFAENCYFIQQREPGYSGRNIQEIARELFNLADGCTMSAKKDGLVNIGGFLALNNDAWAEQCANLLILLEGFPTYGGLAGRDLEAIARGLQEGVDEAYLAHRVGQVHYLGDLLDQAGIPIVKPFGGHAVFLNAKEFLPHLPREQFPGQALTCALYREAAIRATEIGGLMFGVRDPHSGQEQFPELELVRLAIPRRVYTSMHMQYVAEAIIELYRNREAIKGLRIVHQAPLLRHFTARLEEVD
- a CDS encoding pyridoxine 5'-phosphate synthase: MARLCLCINQVAQLRQLNRKREPDPVNVAMAAEIAGIDGIVVCWAPNRSDISDRDLHVLKEVVKTHLNLAIPLEDEMVKKAIRTLPDMVTLLPAVEDESVSLDVDANLEYIEEVAATLRANSIVVNALIAPENNQVRAAARAGMDYVQINTFPFSLVEDLGTMTEQVERIRTVALAAHKLGMGVSAGRGLSYQNIREIGSIDIIEECNVGRAIISRSLLVGIDRAVIHFKSQLIGK